Proteins from one Ricinus communis isolate WT05 ecotype wild-type chromosome 9, ASM1957865v1, whole genome shotgun sequence genomic window:
- the LOC8286832 gene encoding probable pectate lyase 22 — MSTFFLLSLAMISLVTSIYSKHLTKQISEATEWSSRRSLLEKESCRFGNPIDDCWRCDSEWETNRKMLADCAIGFGRNAVGGRDGEFYVVTDSDNDDPVNPFPGTLRYGVIQEEPLWIIFDHDMVIKLKEELLMNSYKTIDGRGYNIQIAEGPCITIQNVSSIIIHNIYIRDCIPAGNTVVRDSTKHAGMRGYSDGDGISIYAARDVWIDHCTLANCRDGLIDAVLGSTAITVSNNYMLHHNEVMLMGHSDDFLEDKNMQVTIAFNFFGDGLTQRMPRCRHGYFHIVNNIYTGWEMYAIGGSANPTINSQGNVFVAKSTKEVTKREISSGDEEWKSWNWRSDGDMMLNGAFFTPSGEKGPASYMKASSMVARPAAFLTDISPSAGALDCQRGQQC, encoded by the exons ATGTCAACCTTCTTTCTCCTCTCTCTTGCCATGATCTCGCTAGTCACTTCCATATATTCTAAACATCTAACAAAACAAATATCAGAAGCAACTGAGTG GAGCTCAAGAAGAAGTCTGCTGGAGAAAGAATCATGCAGATTTGGTAACCCAATTGATGATTGCTGGAGGTGCGACTCCGAATGGGAAACCAACAGGAAAATGCTAGCCGATTGTGCAATTGGATTCGGGCGAAATGCTGTAGGAGGACGAGACGGTGAGTTTTATGTGGTCACAGATTCCGACAATGACGATCCTGTAAACCCATTTCCAGGAACACTCCGTTATGGTGTCATCCAAGAAGAACCATTGTGGATCATCTTTGATCATGACATGGTCATCAAGCTAAAGGAAGAACTTCTCATGAACTCGTACAAGACAATAGATGGAAGAGGGTATAATATACAGATAGCAGAGGGACCATGTATAACCATTCAAAATGTGAGTAGCATCATTAtacataacatatatatacgAGACTGCATACCGGCTGGAAACACAGTAGTGAGGGACTCAACTAAACATGCTGGTATGAGAGGTTACTCAGATGGGGATGGCATATCAATATATGCCGCTAGAGATGTGTGGATTGATCACTGTACACTAGCTAACTGCCGTGACGGACTTATTGATGCCGTATTAGGATCAACAGCTATAACAGTCTCAAACAACTACATGCTGCATCATAATGAAGTTATGCTTATGGGTCATAGTGATGACTTCCTTGAAGACAAGAATATGCAAGTCACTATTGCCTTCAACTTCTTTGGCGATGGTCTGACTCAAAGAATGCCGAG GTGCAGGCATGGATATTTTCACATTGTCAATAACATATACACTGGCTGGGAGATGTATGCAATTGGGGGAAGTGCCAATCCGACAATCAACAGCCAAGGGAATGTCTTTGTTGCCAAATCTACAAAGGAG GTGACAAAGCGTGAAATCTCATCAGGAGATGAGGAGTGGAAGAGTTGGAATTGGAGATCAGATGGAGACATGATGCTCAATGGTGCTTTCTTTACACCTTCTGGTGAAAAGGGTCCGGCAAGCTACATGAAAGCATCAAGTATGGTCGCAAGACCAGCTGCATTTTTAACTGATATATCTCCTTCTGCTGGAGCTCTAGATTGTCAGAGAGGCCAACAATGTTAA
- the LOC8286828 gene encoding nudix hydrolase 10: MAGSESVSAPIGNGVNNNGDLLPASDDVFGGVIVDLKEKMEPQVFLAKLKASILAWRQQSKRGVWIKLPIELVNLVEIAVKEGFSYHHAEPSYLMLVYWLPETPSTIPANASHRVGIGGIVLNDKREILVVQEKTGEFQGTGAWKIPTGAVDEGEDIFTAAIREVKEETGVDTEFQEILAFRQSHRAFFGKSDIFFVCMLRPLSSHIQKQELEIEAVQWMPIEEFAAQPFARKHRLFKHIGDLCLAKVDRDYAGFSPIPIPLIFEDQISYLYTNIRDLKQSSSADRQ, from the exons ATGGCTGGATCAGAGTCAGTTTCTGCACCAATTGGAAATGGGGTCAACAATAATGGTGATTTGCTCCCTGCATCTGATGATGTTTTTGGGGGTGTAATAGTTGATCTGAAGGAGAAGATGGAACCTCAAGTCTTTCTTGCTAAGCTCAAAGCTTCAATTTTGGCTTGGAGGCAACAG AGTAAGAGGGGAGTTTGGATAAAGCTGCCTATTGAGCTTGTAAATCTTGTAGAGATTGCAGTCAAG GAAGGATTCTCTTATCACCATGCTGAGCCAAGTTACCTCATGCTTGTTTACTGGCTTCCTGAAACTCCGAGCACCATTCCTGCAAATGCTTCACACAGAGTAGGAATTGGCGGTATTGTCTTGAATGATAAAAGAGAG ATACTCGTTGTCCAGGAAAAGACCGGCGAATTTCAAGGAACAGGTGCATGGAAAATCCCCACTGGAGCTGTAGATGAG GGTGAGGACATCTTCACGGCAGCTATAAGAGAAGTAAAAGAGGAGACCGGT GTTGACACAGAGTTTCAAGAAATTCTAGCATTcag GCAGTCGCACAGAGCATTCTTTGGGAAGTCAGATATATTTTTCGTGTGTATGCTGCGTCCATTGTCTTCCCATATCCAGAAGCAAGAACTAGAGATTGAGGCTGTCCAG TGGATGCCAATCGAGGAATTTGCAGCTCAACCTTTTGCTAGGAAGCACAGACTTTTCAAGCATATTGGTGACTTATGCTTGGCAAAGGTCGACAGAGATTATGCTGGATTTTCTCCAATACCTATACCATTGATTTTTGAAGACCAGATTAGTTACTTGTACACAAACATTCGAGATTTGAAGCAGTCGAGTTCTGCTGATCGCCAATAG
- the LOC8286830 gene encoding fasciclin-like arabinogalactan protein 1, whose translation MRLSALLSFLLLLLLFSTSTLTLTNAHNITRLLSHHPSFSTFNHYLTITHLADEINRRTTITVCAIDNTAMSALLSKHPSIYTIKNMLSLHVLLDYFGAKKLHQITNGTALAATMFQATGSAPGSSGFVNITDIKGGKVAFGPEDNDGNLGVFFVKSLEEVPYNISIIQISNFLPSDVAAAPTPEPSRMNLTDMMSAHGCKFFADTLLANPEASSTYQDNIDGGLTVFCPLDDPFKAFLPKYKNLTAAGKVSFLEFFGVPIYQSLSMLKSNNGVMNTLATDGANKFDFTVQNDGEDVTLKTKTATAKIIGTLIDEQPLAIYTINKVLLPKELFKAEAPTPAPAPAPEKAADGPKSSKDDTSAPSDSPADAPSDDDPADQTADDSAGVRFNGGRFVAKVLSVCLGLLML comes from the exons ATGCGGCTCTCGGCTCTACTTTctttcctcctcctcctcctcctcttctcCACCAGCACTCTCACTCTCACAAACGCGCACAACATCACGCGCCTCCTATCTCACCACCCATCATTCTCCACATTCAACCATTACCTCACAATAACACACCTCGCCGATGAGATCAACCGCCGCACAACCATCACCGTCTGCGCTATCGACAACACTGCCATGTCAGCACTTCTCTCAAAACACCCATCAATCTACACTATCAAAAACATGCTTTCTCTTCACGTTCTTTTAGACTACTTTGGCGCCAAAAAACTGCACCAAATAACCAACGGAACTGCACTTGCCGCCACCATGTTTCAGGCCACCGGATCAGCTCCAGGCTCATCTGGGTTCGTTAACATCACTGATATTAAAGGAGGGAAAGTGGCGTTTGGTCCTGAGGATAATGATGGAAATCTCGGTGTTTTCTTTGTTAAGTCTTTAGAGGAAGTGCCTTACAATATTTCTATCATCCAGATTAGCAATTTTTTGCCATCTGACGTGGCGGCTGCTCCTACACCGGAGCCTAGTCGGATGAATTTGACTGATATGATGTCTGCTCATGGTTGTAAGTTCTTTGCTGATACTTTGTTGGCCAATCCTGAAGCTTCTAGTACTTATCAG GACAATATTGATGGAGGATTAACAGTGTTTTGCCCTCTTGATGATCCATTCAAAGCCTTTCTACCTAAATACAAGAACTTAACAGCCGCAGGCAAAGTGTCATTCCTTGAATTCTTTGGTGTGCCTATCTACCAATCTTTGTCTATGTTAAAATCCAACAATGGTGTCATGAACACTTTGGCTACTGATGGGGCAAACAAGTTTGATTTCACAGTGCAAAATGATGGTGAGGATGTGACATTGAAGACGAAGACCGCGACAGCAAAAATAATTGGGACTTTGATAGATGAGCAGCCACTTGCTATATACACCATTAACAAGGTCTTGTTGCCTAAGGAGTTGTTCAAGGCAGAAGCACCAACCCCTGCTCCAGCGCCTGCTCCGGAGAAAGCAGCAGATGGACCAAAATCTAGCAAGGATGACACTTCAGCTCCATCAGACTCTCCGGCTGATGCACCATCTGATGATGACCCAGCAGATCAAACAGCTGATGACAGTGCTGGCGTGAGATTTAATGGTGGAAGATTTGTTGCCAAGGTATTAAGTGTCTGCTTAGGACTTCTCATGCTGTAA
- the LOC8286831 gene encoding protein TIC 20-v, chloroplastic yields the protein MSALLSSSLTPPLYLSQKPLFISLKNPSLLSFRKPQPRKAQFVSAKSNGGDSADPGDRLISAVCYFYPFFDGVQYGKYLITQFSPIQTLIQPLLPAIRVFKSFPLNGFLVFLTLYFVVVRNNNFSRYVRFNTMQAIVLDVLLIFPDLLERSFNPRDGLGLDLLMSLDSTVFLYLLVCLIYGSSSCLLGQVPRLPIVAEAADRQVL from the coding sequence ATGTCTGCTCTTCTCTCGTCTTCACTTACACCCCCACTTTACCTCTCACAGAAACCCTTATTCATCTCTCTCAAAAACCCATCTCTTCTCTCATTCAGAAAACCCCAACCCAGAAAAGCGCAGTTCGTTTCTGCCAAATCCAACGGCGGTGATTCGGCAGACCCAGGTGACAGATTAATCTCAGCCGTCTGTTACTTCTACCCCTTTTTTGATGGTGTCCAATATGGCAAATACTTAATCACCCAGTTCTCTCCAATTCAAACTCTTATCCAGCCCTTACTTCCAGCTATAAGAGTCTTTAAATCCTTTcctttaaatgggtttttGGTCTTTTTGACACTTTACTTTGTTGTTGTAAGGAATAATAACTTTAGCAGATATGTTAGGTTTAATACTATGCAAGCTATTGTGCTTGATGTGCTATTGATTTTTCCTGATTTGTTGGAGAGGAGTTTTAATCCTAGAGATGGATTGGGTTTGGATTTATTAATGAGTCTGGATAGTACTGTGTTTTTGTATCTTTTAGTATGTTTGATTTATGGGTCTAGCTCTTGTCTGCTGGGTCAAGTTCCTAGATTGCCCATTGTTGCTGAGGCTGCGGATAGGCAAGTTCTTTAA
- the LOC8286833 gene encoding inactive beta-amylase 4, chloroplastic, translating into MAVDSGVARSSRCPSCTTRRSYVFKELSFFDKRKTRIINLRSLLFIKPLFYPRWRSLSGNYRILSMDAREKSRSTVLESSKHKRVPIFVMMPADIFAIDSSGTPRIRKIKALKISLKALKLAGVYGIAVEVWWGVVERFLPCEYNWFLYEELFRLVSESGLKLHVALCFHSNTDLCKGTGVVGLPLWIREIGDHNRDVFYRDKNGFSNDDYLTLGVDELPLFCGRTALQCYEDFMLSFVNKFDSFIGSVIEEISVGLGPSGELRYPAHPSGDGRWRFPGIGEFQCYDKYMMEDLKMAACQEGKPQWGDRGPQNAGCYNSLLPGIPFFEDGKESFLSDYGRFFLEWYSGKLICHADAILAKASNLLKKYQENKQTPVILVAKIGGIYWWYQTVSHPAELTAGYYNTALRDGYDAVASVLSRHGAALHISCLEMMDSETPPAFCCSPEGLLQQIRTISKKRIHFIGRNTSERFDQKGLGQILANCCHPQAEAVRSFTFFRMNDKIFAVENWNNFVPFVRKMSSDL; encoded by the exons ATGGCAGTGGATAGTGGAGTTGCTCGGAGCAGCAGATGCCCTAGCTGCACTACCAGAAGAAGTTACGTGTTTAAAGAGTTAAGcttttttgataaaagaaaaacgcGAATTATTAATCTACGAAGCCTTCTCTTCATAAAACCTCTCTTTTATCCTCGTTGGCGATCTCTTTCTGGAAACTATCGCATTTTGAG CATGGATGCAAGGGAAAAATCAAGATCAACGGTATTGGAATCATCAAAGCATAAGAGAGTACCAATTTTTGTGATGATGCCTGCGGACATTTTCGCCATCGATTCTTCTGGAACTCCAAGAATTAGAAA AATCAAGGCCTTAAAAATATCTCTAAAAGCACTCAAGTTGGCAGGTGTCTATGGAATTGCAGTAGAGGTTTGGTGGGGAGTTGTTGAGCGCTTTTTGCCCTGTGAATATAATTGGTTCCTTTATGAAGAACTTTTTAGACTGGTGTCTGAATCTGGGCTAAAGTTGCATGTTGCTTTGTGCTTTCACTCAAACACAGACCTGTGTAAAGGTACTGGGGTTGTGGGTCTTCCTCTATGGATTCGAGAG ATTGGAGATCACAACAGGGATGTATTTTACCGGGATAAAAATGGATTTTCCAATGATGATTATCTTACTCTTGGAGTAGACGAACTTCCTCTTTTTTGTGGCCGGACTGCCCTCCAGTGTTACGAAGACTTCATGCTCAGTTTCGTTAACAAATTTGATTCATTTATTGGAAGTGTAATCGAAGAAATAAGTGTTGGTCTTGGTCCTTCTGGAGAACTTAG GTATCCTGCACATCCGTCTGGCGACGGTAGATGGAGATTTCCTGGAATTGGTGAATTCCAGTGTTATGACAAGTATAT GATGGAGGACTTGAAGATGGCTGCTTGTCAGGAAGGAAAGCCTCAGTGGGGAGACAGAGGACCCCAAAATGCTGGTTGTTACAATAGTCTTCTACCTGGTATTCCCTTTTTTGAAGATGGGAAGGAGAGCTTTCTTTCTGATTATGGCCGTTTCTTCCTC GAATGGTATAGTGGTAAGCTGATCTGTCATGCAGATGCTATTCTGGCAAAGGCATCTAATTTGCTGAAGAAATATCAAGAAAACAAGCAAACCCCAGTAATTTTAGTGGCTAAAATTGGTGGAATATATTGGTGGTACCAGACAGTATCGCATCCTGCTGAACTTACAGCTGGCTATTACAACACAGCTTTAAGGGATGGTTATGATGCTGTTGCTTCAGTGCTGTCTCGTCATGGAGCTGCTCTGCATATTTC CTGCTTAGAAATGATGGATAGTGAAACCCCACCAGCCTTTTGTTGCAGCCCTGAAGGATTACTCCAGCAG ATAAGGAccatttcaaagaaaaggataCATTTTATTGGAAGAAATACTAGTGAACGGTTTGATCAG AAAGGACTTGGGCAAATACTTGCTAATTGTTGTCATCCACAGGCAGAAGCTGTAAGatcatttactttttttagaatgaatgataaaatatttgcaGTTGAAAACTGGAATAATTTTGTTCCCTTTGTTAGAAAGATGAGCTCGGATTTGTAA
- the LOC8286835 gene encoding vegetative cell wall protein gp1 translates to MMIHRRSNVVFAVIALTISTSFIVQASNAPAPSPSSTATKSPPPLSASSPTKSPTSSPPPSSAPLTSPPTSSPLTSPSRSPTQSPTSSITPATPPPTATAPSPSITPTTPPPTATAPSPSGSPPVLPPASLPPSVSSAPAIAPILGPVSSPPIPEPPVTATSPEIPPSIPSSSATPTDAPMVFPSTSSPPSPTPASLSPETAESPVNDDSGTGSLYDSRVILSGLLGIGIGNLVFSFLF, encoded by the coding sequence ATGATGATCCATCGAAGAAGCAATGTTGTTTTTGCTGTTATTGCTTTAACCATTTCTACTTCTTTCATTGTACAAGCATCCAATGCCCCTGCACCTTCTCCATCATCGACAGCAACGAAATCGCCGCCGCCACTTTCTGCTTCTTCTCCTACTAAATCTCCAACGTCTTCTCCTCCACCAAGTTCTGCTCCATTAACATCTCCACCCACCAGTTCTCCATTGACATCACCATCGAGATCACCCACACAATCTCCCACTTCATCAATCACTCCCGCAACGCCGCCACCCACTGCCACTGCCCCATCTCCATCAATCACTCCTACAACACCACCACCCACTGCCACTGCCCCATCTCCAAGTGGGTCCCCCCCGGTTCTACCCCCAGCTTCCCTCCCGCCCTCTGTTTCTTCCGCTCCTGCGATCGCTCCTATTTTGGGTCCCGTTTCCAGCCCGCCCATTCCGGAACCTCCGGTTACTGCTACTTCACCGGAGATTCCGCCTAGTATTCCTTCCAGTTCAGCAACTCCAACAGATGCTCCTATGGTTTTCCCTTCTACTAGCAGTCCCCCTAGCCCTACTCCGGCGAGTTTGTCACCGGAAACTGCTGAAAGTCCGGTTAATGATGATTCGGGCACTGGATCTCTGTATGATAGTCGGGTCATTTTGAGCGGGTTGTTGGGTATTGGGATTGgtaatttagttttttcttttcttttttaa